A DNA window from Salvelinus sp. IW2-2015 linkage group LG4q.1:29, ASM291031v2, whole genome shotgun sequence contains the following coding sequences:
- the bida gene encoding BH3 interacting domain death agonist has product MDCGDVQCTPLVFLTFLQQQSCNSAELRIELDSLARELKLTQDINGNGLGLSNHEEGELETDGHFCSSSRILLEGLEPQAALAWPDNPADEEALRGVAAGLIEIADQLERSVMAQAAENLTKKLQKYSIGLWKHHLALEVEWVKKQGLGPVLDYLPQEKVIMALTLTLVKGVCEHAPLLLRNLFSTAVQFINPTVAR; this is encoded by the exons ATGGACTGTGGGGATGTTCAGTGCACTCCCCTGGTCTTTCTGACTTTCCTTCAGCAGCAGAGCTGCAACAGTGCGGAGCTTCGGATAGAGCTGGACTCTTTGGCTCGGGAGCTGAAGCTAACCCAGGACATAAACGGCAATGGCCTGGGTCTTAGCAACCACGAGGAGGGCGAGCTTGAGACAGATGGACACTTCTGCAGCAGCAGTAGGATCTTACTGGAGGGGCTTGAGCCTCAGGCTGCGCTGGCATGGCCCG ATAACCCTGCCGATGAAGAAGCCCTCAGAGGTGTTGCTGCAGGGCTGATTGAAATAGCTGATCAGCTTGAGCGTAGTGTGATGGCCCAGGCTGCTGAGAATCTGACCAAGAAACTGCAGAAGTATTCCATTGGG CTGTGGAAGCACCACCTAGCCCTGGAAGTGGAGTGGGTGAAGAAGCAGGGCCTGGGCCCCGTGCTGGACTATCTACCACAGGAGAAGGTGATCATGGCCCTCACTCTGACCCTGGTGAAGGGGGTGTGTGAGCACGCCCCCCTGCTGCTCCGTAATCTGTTCAGCACAGCAGTTCAGTTCATAAACCCTACCGTGGCCAGGTGA